In Thermoplasmatales archaeon, the genomic stretch GAGAATTTAGATCAAGCCTGAGGATAACACTTTTTTCAGAAAAATCAAAATCCTTCATTTTTGGTAGCATATGAATATATCTATAAATTATTTATTTTTTATCGCGAAAAATTTTTATAAAGAAAAAAGATTAATAGAAGGGAGTAAAATGAGTAAATTAGGAAATGCAAAAATTTTGGGGGGCATTGGGGCAATACTAACACTAATAGGTAGCTTTTTTGGAGTTCTTACTATTGTAGGGCTGATAATGCTTTTTATAGCTGTAAAATATGTTGCGGAAGAAGCAAAGGAAGATAGTATATTCAGAAATTATCTGATGTATTTCATATTTTCTTTAGTGGCGGTAATCGCTGCTGTATCTTTAATCGTTGTATCAATTGGTGGAAATATATTAAATTTTACAAAATTTTTCCAAGAAA encodes the following:
- a CDS encoding DUF996 domain-containing protein, encoding MSKLGNAKILGGIGAILTLIGSFFGVLTIVGLIMLFIAVKYVAEEAKEDSIFRNYLMYFIFSLVAVIAAVSLIVVSIGGNILNFTKFFQEMAEEASHGATEGIMKFLAGIIVALIVAWILMILASIYLRKSYNRIAEYSKVDLFRTTGMLYFIGAITLIIFIGFIGVVD